In Oryctolagus cuniculus chromosome 18, mOryCun1.1, whole genome shotgun sequence, the DNA window tcacgaATACCAGCTTAACCCTGTGCATCGCAACACCAGGCCCCAGGGCAAGCTCCcgagagcagagagcagacttGCTGCCCGGCTGCTGAGGCCTGCAGTGGCCCCAGCCACCCCTGAGCTCCAGGCCACGTGGGCTCCTTTCTTGCTGAGTCTTGGCGtgcactgtcccctctgcctgggccGCCACCTCCCCAGGTGGCATGGCTCTCGTGCTCACCTTTCAGTGCGCGCTGCCCCAGGCTCCGGGGCTGCAGGAGCCTTGAGTCAGAGCTCACCTCTTCTTCTCGGCTGTGTCTGCAGCACCGGGGAGGGGATACCGCGAGCATCAAGGAGCGAGTCTGAACAGAGGCTCTGCAGAGGTTGCTGGCCAGGCTCACACACCCATTGTTCAGGGAAGCAGTGGCCCTGTCCCACCCTGCGGGGTGGCAGCAAGCCTGGGTGCTGGGATGAGGGCAGAGCACCCCTTGCCCGCCAGCCTGTGCTGCCTGCGGCCTGGGGTCCTGGGCCCGCCCCGTCCTAGGCAGCTGTAGAGGTGAGCTCACTGCACGCTCTGGGCCTCCCTCCTGCTTCTATTCTGATCTCTCTCGGCAGCAGGCAGTCCAGTCCCATCTCCCATCCAAATGAACACTGCCCATCCGTCCCTGAAGCTTTCCAGCAGGGCGGTTCTGGGGGAATGGGGTTGGGACAAGAGACCAGTGGCAGGACTGGCACTCCCTGCCCGCCATTGCCTGGGTGAGGGGGAAGGGCTGGCTGGCCGGGGTTTCGGAGAGGGCACCAGGTCAGTCTTCGGGAAGCGGCCACTCACCCCTGGACCTGTCCAgccctgtgccctctgcccaGGCAGAACCAGCCTGGACCAGTCTAGGAGGCTCTGAGAGGCCAACAGAGTAAACAAGTGGTTCTTGGAAGCACCTGACCCCCCTCCCCTCCAAGCTCCTGCCTGCCCCCAAGGGTGACTTCGAGCTCACAGCTGGCCTTGTTGCCCCAAGCGCTGGTGGCAGCAGCTCCCAGGACTCTGCACTCTGACACACTCCCCCAGGGTCCACACGTGCACATTTAGAGCTGGCAGAGGGGAGGCCAAGCTGATCAGAGAATGAAGCCCTGATGCTGGGGTTTCAGACACCGTGCCGTGGCTGGGGGAGGCTTTTCCAGCTCCCAGGTCACTTCTTCTGGCCAGCAGTGACCCCACTCTGTCACGGTGGGGCTCTGGCCAAGGACAGTGGGGCACCAGGGAgcctggtgtggcaggtggcaggtggcggACACTCAAGCTCAGGCCCAGCGCACGCTGGCTGGGCAAGGCCGGCCAGTCGCTGCACCCTGGCACTGCACCCCTCGGCACCATCCTGGGGCCAGGCCCGGCCCAGCCAATGGCTCCCTGCTTCCTCTACTCTATCACTTAGCTAATCCACGCCAGAGTGAACAGGGCTGTGGTATGGGGcgtggtcacagcagccaggcgGGGCCGTGTCCTTGGGGAGCCCAGACAAGGTGCCGTGTGAATGCTGGTCTCAGCGGGGCTGTGTGGACACTTGTTGATTcttggcctgcagcacaggctgAGTCACGTTTCAAGCAAGGACACCCCCAGGCTTGCAGCCTCATGAGTCAATCAACTCTCTTATTGTCAGTCTGGGTGCGGTTTCTGTCCTTGCAACTAAGAGCCCCTAAGAGAAGCCTGCTTTCTCTGCCATGGGGAGAACTGAGGACGGGACAAAGAGCTCTGTACACCTGGCAcctggagagagaagagacagggcaGAGTCCTTGCCAGGCTGCCACACCCTGGGCCTGCTGGGGACCCATAGTGCAAGGGGAGCCCTCCTGCCTCGcctggcagggcccagcccctggtGGTGGGCACCAGCACAGGAGCTGGACAGGCCTTGGTTCCTGGAGGTCCCCCAGACCCATGCTCTTCCACGGAGGGTGTGCTTGTCCATGGTGGGAgcggggttcttttttttttttttttttaagatttttatttatttatttgacagatagagttacagacagtgagagagacagagagaaaggtcttccttccattggctcactccctaaatggccgcaatggccggagctacacctctctgaagccaggagccaggtgcttcttcctggtctcccatgggttgcagggcccaagcacttgggacatcctccactgccctcccaggccatagcagagagctggactggaagaggagcaaccaggactagaaccagcgcccatatgggatgctggcaccgcaggtggaggattaacctactgtgccatggcaccggccccagaagtGGGGTTCTAAGGCTCTGCACCTCCAGAAAAGAGAGGACCCTGACTCCTGTCCTGCTTTCTCTGCACTCTGAACATCCCTGGGGTCCCTACATCCCAGGGTACCTGGGTCATCTAATTCAAGGGCTTGTCTGGCGCCTGGAGGGCTGAGAAATGGCACTTGTTCCCCAGACGCCTCCGTGTCTGGGTACTGAATGGAGAGGTGAGTCCCTTAGTGCACAGAGAAGATGTTGGCTCTGGGAATCCCGAGGGAAGGAACCAGCCCCATCCTGCACCTCCTACTACAGGGCAGGGTCCTGGGGCTGCTCCTAGGGCTTGGGCAGTGGAGCCGGCTTGCACCCAGGAGCTTCACAGGCCTGCGTCAGCTGTGAAAGGCCGACCAGGAGACGCCCGAGGCATAGAACTCCACGTGGCTGGGCCAGTCGCCGTCCCCGCTGCCCTCCTTGTCCTCCTCCGAGTCATCGTCATCGCCACTGGATGCCCCGTAAAGGGCTCCGGCCCGCTGGGCCAGCTGTCCTGGGGatccctggccctgctcctctgcctcctccttcagCTTCTGGGCGGCCAGCTCCCGGTAGCAGAGGCTGCACACGCGCAGGGGCTTGGGCGAGAGGCGCGGCAGCAGGAAGCGCTCGCGGGAGCACTCGGCGCAGACCACGAAGCCACACTTGCGGCAGTGGTGGCGCCGGGTGAGAGCCGAGAAGCGCGTGTGCGTGCAGCGCATGCAGATGTCCGTGGCCTTGTCGGGGATCCAGGGCGCCGCGTGCTCCGTGGTGGGCTGGCGGCCCGTGGCCAGCAGCTGCCGCCGCACACACTCCTCAATGTGGCTGATCCACTCCTGGCGCTCCGTGGTGGAGGCGGCCGACACCACGAAGGACTTCTTGGCCGTCTTGATCATCCAGCGGTTCTTGGCCTGCACGGTCTCGGGCAGCGGCTCCAGCGTGACCTCCTCCAGAGGGATGATGTGCTGGCTGCGGTACTTGCGCTTGTTGAGCACAATGCTGCCATACACCAGGATGTCgttgaagaggaagaagatgcGGGGTTTGGCCTTCTTGCGGCACTCCTTGGTCAGCACGCCCTCGCCCAGCAGCACTCGGCCCGGCAGGGCCAGCGGCTGCCCGGACGCCCCGAAGCAGCTCTCCACCGCCGCGATCCGCTGGCTGTTGATCTCTGTGTTCGCCAAGTGGTCCACCATggctgggctgcaggaggagcAGACGAGGGGGCATCAGCTTGTCCAGGCACGGCCAGGGGTCAGAGCCACACGGCTCACCCCAACCCCACAGCCCACTTACTACCCCATCAAGCGCCAGCAAGCCCACCCAGCCGCCAACACCCACTACACCAGAAGCCGACCCTATATATGGAGTAAAGGAGTTCCTGGGAGGTGAAGGGAGGTGCCCCTGACCCAAGGAAGGGGAATGtggaaggcaggaagagagggtGCCACTGAGCAGGCCACACTGGGCGGCAGAGACCCAATCCCCCAGGGGGCCAGGGAGAACACGCCTCAGTGCTGTCCAGCCAagcagcagagaagctgggacactCCACCTCCGACCCCCGTCAGCTGCTCCCTGGGGCACTGTGGGCCCACCTGTCGGCTGGAaggatgcaggtgcaggtgcagtgcaggtgcagggcagtgTGTGCCGGGCAATGCAGGTGTCTGCAACCCCGACACCCCAACTCTCCCATCCACCACACCGAGCTGTCCCTTGCCGGCGCACTAACCACTCCATGTTGGTGGCTCAGACTGCACCCCAGGCTGCCCTCTGCTCTGTGCACACACTCCCTTTGAGCCCACCAGACTCACGGCTCTGAAGACCACCTGAACGCTGTCAGCtacccagccccggcccctcccctgagcCAGATGTTCGCTGCCCACCTGCTCATCCAGTACATTCCACAAACTCAACACTGAACCCAGCTTTCTCCCAAACCTGCTCCTCTCAGCTTCTCTTCTCCATCCCTTGTTCAAGGCCAAAACCTAGGGGCACTCAACCACCCATGCGCCATCACCTTCAACTCCCAACTCCCGCCGAGCCACCTGCTCTCAGCACACAACTCCACTGCCATCTCATGAGCCAAAGGGCCTCTGTGTCTCGCCTGAAACAGACCACCCCATGCCACCCGTGCCTGTGACCGTCTCTCAGTCCCTGTCCCTTTCAGAAAGCCCAGCTCAGCGAGCTACTCACCCCACCCAGGAGAAGGGTCGGCAAACTATGGTCTGATGGTCCCATCTGGCCCacagtctgcttttttttttatttttattttttgacaggcagagtggacagtgagagagacagagagaaaggtcttcctctttgtcgttggttcaccctccaatggccgccacggctggtgcgctgcggccggcgcaccacgctgatccgaaggcaggagccaggagcttatcctggtctcccatggggtgcagggcccaagcacttgggccatcctccactgcactccctggccacagcagagagctggcctggaagaggggcaaccggaacagaatccggcgccctgaccgggactagaacccggtgtgccggcgccgcaaggtggaggattagcctagtgagccgcggtttTGGCCCACAGTctgcttttataaataaagttttattggaacatagccacattcattcacttatcattgtctatggctgctttcacCCTACAATGCAGAACTGAGTGGTGGGGACAGCAAACCACATGGTACTTGTCAGGAccagctattcttttttttttttttttaaagatttatttatctgaaagacagttaaacacacacacacacacacagagagagagagagagagagagagagagagatcttctatcagctgcttcacgccccaaatggccccaatggccagggctgggcaaggctgaagccaggagcctagaattccatccctgtctcccatgtgcgtgcaagggacacaagcacttgagccatcttccactgctttccctggcacattagcagggaactggatcagaagtggagaagccagggctggaactgatGCATGTATGGGAGGCTGGAatcacaggttgtggcttaatCCGTTGTGTCACGTGCCAGTCCTGGGGCCAAGCATTCCCTTGTCTATTAATATGCTGGTTGCCTTTTATTTCCCCACTTAACTCTGAGCTCCTTGAGCACAGAAGGCTCTGCTTATTTATTCTCTATcaccaattaattttttaagatttatttatttatttgaaaggcaaagttacagaaagggagagatggaaagagagatcttcatctgctggttcacttcccaaatggccacaacagccagggttagaccaggctgaagcccggagctagaactctatctgggtctcttatgtgggtggcagggacccactcgggccatcttctgctgccttttcaggcgcattagcaggaagctggatgggaggtggagtggCCAGTACTCCAACCTAgctggcattctgatacgggatgccagcactgcatactGTGGCTGGACATGCTGTGCCTGCTCTGAGTGCCAGGCACACAACACAAGCTCCCAAGGGCCTGCCATGCACGCATGACTCAGCTTTTACCTGCACAAAGGAAGTGTGCAAGAGCTAACCTCTCCACCCGCACATGCGCACACGTGTTCAGGCACACACAGCACGCCTCTGACCGAGCTGGTCACACGCGCAGTCTCTGGGTCACCACGCCACCGTCTGTACACTCTGTAAATCACACTGTCAGCTGGCAGCCACAGCGGGGCCTCACTGGAGGGGCTGAGTGCGTTGCACAACAGAGACACTGAGCCCCTCGAGGCACGCAGCAATGCTTCATCAGGTCACAAGGAGCCCTGAGAAGGGCAGCCTTGGGCACCTTCTGTAAGAACCACTGCTTCGGGGCTGCTGGGAGAGGCGGTACTGCAGACTTCTGGATTATCAGTGACAGCCCCGGGCTGCTGCCGCCACTACTGATCTCCAGGCCCCA includes these proteins:
- the PLEKHF1 gene encoding pleckstrin homology domain-containing family F member 1, translated to MVDHLANTEINSQRIAAVESCFGASGQPLALPGRVLLGEGVLTKECRKKAKPRIFFLFNDILVYGSIVLNKRKYRSQHIIPLEEVTLEPLPETVQAKNRWMIKTAKKSFVVSAASTTERQEWISHIEECVRRQLLATGRQPTTEHAAPWIPDKATDICMRCTHTRFSALTRRHHCRKCGFVVCAECSRERFLLPRLSPKPLRVCSLCYRELAAQKLKEEAEEQGQGSPGQLAQRAGALYGASSGDDDDSEEDKEGSGDGDWPSHVEFYASGVSWSAFHS